One Megasphaera elsdenii DSM 20460 genomic window carries:
- a CDS encoding CpXC domain-containing protein, with the protein MAKKNGTHDLDVTIQCPACHEYGVFHTWDVIDTADAKLSERVHFDENLFFYTCPHCHAKIHMESKCLYIDRDKKLLVWHIPDPKERVTSKEVQDALGSPSFTTYTCRAALTWGEWREKIIELESSYDDRLYEIIKYGAYQLLSQEDKDRLPLEAYHIDYADDSHDPDKLALVFMQKDAKGMAYVYPITEHLKEVTKDIFLPIIEQIADANRKAQFDRFGYSWARQFTTYIIKAAEEDKNRETYGNLIGFWVKTIGDEIFRAEVKPE; encoded by the coding sequence ATGGCAAAGAAAAACGGAACCCATGACCTGGACGTTACTATCCAGTGCCCGGCCTGCCACGAATACGGCGTTTTCCATACGTGGGACGTCATCGATACGGCTGATGCGAAATTGAGCGAACGCGTTCATTTCGACGAAAACTTATTCTTCTATACGTGCCCTCATTGTCACGCCAAGATCCATATGGAAAGCAAGTGCCTTTATATCGACCGCGACAAGAAGCTCCTGGTCTGGCACATCCCGGACCCGAAGGAACGGGTCACGTCGAAGGAAGTCCAGGATGCCCTGGGTTCGCCGTCCTTCACGACCTACACCTGCCGGGCCGCCCTGACTTGGGGCGAATGGCGGGAAAAGATCATCGAACTGGAAAGTTCCTATGACGACCGCCTGTACGAAATCATCAAGTACGGCGCCTATCAGCTCCTCAGTCAGGAAGATAAGGACCGCCTGCCTCTGGAAGCTTATCACATCGACTATGCCGATGACAGCCATGATCCGGATAAGCTGGCCCTGGTCTTCATGCAGAAAGATGCCAAGGGCATGGCCTATGTCTATCCCATTACGGAACACTTGAAAGAAGTGACGAAAGATATTTTCCTGCCCATCATCGAACAGATCGCCGATGCCAACCGCAAGGCACAGTTCGACCGTTTCGGCTATTCCTGGGCCCGCCAGTTCACGACGTACATCATCAAGGCCGCCGAAGAAGATAAGAACCGTGAAACCTACGGCAACCTCATCGGTTTCTGGGTCAAGACCATCGGTGACGAAATCTTCCGGGCCGAAGTGAAGCCGGAATAA
- a CDS encoding response regulator transcription factor, with protein MAHVLIIEDDSMIAAIERDFLEANGFEVSVAMTGKEGMKIFDSGTIEAVLLDIGLPDTDGFMLCRKLRDISNVPILFITARGSDDDKIKGLGLGADDYIVKPFNPSEMMARLKAHLEIHQRLLGVRLQDADDNKPDIQVGDLRIFIKRHQVFRGKTEINLTGKEFNLLLFLARHPNQVFSKKYLFEMIWHLDALGELATVTVHVNRLRDKLNEVQPEFTAIETVWGNGYRFRVEE; from the coding sequence ATGGCGCACGTTTTGATTATTGAAGATGACAGCATGATTGCTGCCATCGAACGGGACTTTCTCGAGGCCAATGGCTTCGAAGTATCCGTAGCCATGACGGGGAAGGAAGGCATGAAGATCTTTGACAGCGGAACTATCGAAGCGGTCTTGCTGGATATCGGCCTGCCGGACACGGATGGCTTCATGTTATGCCGCAAACTGCGGGATATCAGCAACGTCCCCATTCTCTTCATCACCGCTCGGGGGAGCGACGACGATAAGATTAAGGGCTTGGGGCTCGGGGCAGACGACTACATCGTCAAGCCTTTCAATCCATCGGAAATGATGGCCCGCCTCAAAGCTCATCTGGAAATCCATCAGAGACTGTTAGGGGTACGTCTCCAGGATGCCGATGACAACAAGCCGGATATCCAAGTCGGCGACTTGCGTATTTTCATCAAGCGCCACCAGGTATTCCGGGGAAAAACAGAAATCAATCTGACTGGCAAAGAATTTAACCTGCTCTTGTTCCTGGCCCGCCATCCCAATCAGGTCTTCTCCAAGAAGTACCTCTTTGAAATGATCTGGCATCTCGATGCCCTGGGCGAACTGGCGACGGTGACGGTCCACGTCAACCGCCTGCGGGACAAGCTCAACGAAGTCCAGCCGGAATTTACGGCTATCGAAACCGTTTGGGGAAACGGTTATCGTTTCCGCGTAGAAGAATAG
- a CDS encoding DUF951 domain-containing protein: protein MAEFVRYYVGDIVQMKKAHPCGCNEWEVLRIGVDFVIRCTGCGHRVMIPRPKFEKSVKKRLKCAGDESEKA from the coding sequence ATGGCTGAGTTTGTCCGTTATTATGTAGGTGACATCGTCCAGATGAAGAAGGCCCATCCCTGCGGCTGCAATGAATGGGAGGTGCTGCGTATCGGCGTCGATTTCGTCATCCGCTGCACTGGCTGCGGCCACCGGGTCATGATTCCCCGGCCTAAATTTGAAAAGTCCGTAAAGAAACGATTAAAATGTGCTGGTGATGAAAGTGAAAAAGCGTAA
- the rbr gene encoding rubrerythrin gives MELKGSKTEKNLQAAFAGESQARNKYTYYASVAKKAGYEQIKAFFEETANNEKEHAKIWFKLLNGGEMPNDINALKDAAAGEHYEWTEMYPTFAKEAREEGFDKIAFLFEKVAEIEKHHEERYLALLANVEKQEVFKKSDKKTWICRNCGFIVEAVEAPKVCPVCAHPQSFFELRNVNY, from the coding sequence ATGGAATTAAAAGGTTCGAAAACAGAAAAAAACTTACAGGCTGCTTTTGCTGGTGAATCCCAGGCCCGTAACAAGTACACCTACTATGCCAGCGTAGCTAAGAAAGCCGGCTACGAACAAATCAAAGCTTTCTTCGAAGAAACGGCCAACAACGAAAAAGAACACGCTAAGATCTGGTTCAAACTCCTCAACGGCGGTGAAATGCCCAACGACATCAATGCACTGAAAGACGCTGCTGCCGGCGAACATTACGAATGGACGGAAATGTACCCGACCTTCGCAAAAGAAGCTCGCGAAGAAGGCTTCGACAAAATCGCCTTCTTATTTGAAAAAGTCGCTGAAATCGAAAAACACCACGAAGAACGCTACCTCGCTCTCCTGGCTAACGTCGAAAAACAGGAAGTCTTCAAGAAATCCGACAAGAAGACCTGGATCTGCCGCAACTGTGGCTTCATCGTAGAAGCTGTCGAAGCTCCGAAAGTCTGCCCGGTCTGTGCACATCCCCAGTCCTTCTTCGAACTCCGCAACGTCAATTACTAA
- the hisC gene encoding histidinol-phosphate transaminase, translating into MNNNWLRNTIRSFEPYVVPEIKEHIVINANESPYNIFDFPQVKADFLERLAKTPSYHYPDPFAEELRAALAKYVGCQPQEVLVSNGGDEIISLIMNTFLNPGDTLLTHTPTFDIYGIDAEVLGAQVVTVSDLDGYRRDRDGLLTKVKEVQPKVTVLCNPNNPTGELLPLDYVESLVQAADNIVVIDEAYLEFAGAPSIITKLSQYDNLIVIRTLSKAFGLAGCRVGYGVAQKELIDALGLTKLVYNLNILSQNAALAAMDYADDILAHNIPPTLAARQYFMDALKDVPGLTVYPSSTNFVLVRVPDGPAMVKALHDADICVRSYKAANLKNCLRITITTDEVVRKVVAVMTEEAKKNA; encoded by the coding sequence ATGAATAATAACTGGCTCCGCAATACAATCCGTTCCTTTGAACCTTATGTCGTCCCGGAAATCAAAGAGCATATCGTCATCAATGCCAATGAAAGCCCTTATAACATCTTTGATTTCCCCCAGGTCAAGGCCGATTTTCTGGAACGCCTGGCCAAGACGCCGTCGTACCACTATCCCGACCCCTTTGCCGAAGAACTGCGGGCAGCCCTGGCCAAATACGTCGGATGCCAGCCTCAGGAAGTGCTCGTCAGTAATGGCGGTGATGAAATCATCAGCCTCATCATGAATACCTTCCTCAATCCCGGCGATACCCTCCTGACCCATACGCCGACCTTCGATATCTACGGCATCGACGCCGAAGTCCTCGGCGCCCAGGTCGTCACCGTATCCGACCTCGACGGCTACCGCCGCGACCGCGACGGACTCCTGACCAAAGTCAAGGAAGTCCAGCCGAAAGTGACGGTCCTCTGCAATCCGAACAACCCGACAGGGGAACTGCTGCCCCTGGATTACGTCGAAAGCCTGGTCCAGGCTGCCGACAATATCGTCGTCATCGACGAAGCCTACCTGGAATTTGCCGGTGCGCCGAGCATCATCACCAAGCTCTCCCAGTACGATAACCTCATCGTCATCCGCACCCTGTCCAAGGCCTTCGGCCTGGCCGGCTGCCGCGTCGGTTACGGCGTGGCCCAGAAAGAGCTCATCGACGCCCTGGGCCTGACCAAGCTCGTCTACAACTTGAACATCCTCTCGCAGAATGCCGCCCTGGCCGCCATGGACTATGCCGATGACATCCTGGCCCACAACATTCCTCCGACGTTGGCAGCCCGTCAGTATTTCATGGACGCCCTGAAGGACGTTCCCGGCCTTACGGTCTATCCCAGCTCGACGAACTTCGTCCTGGTCCGCGTCCCCGACGGCCCGGCCATGGTCAAGGCCCTGCACGACGCCGACATCTGCGTCCGTTCCTATAAGGCAGCAAACCTCAAGAACTGCCTGCGCATCACCATTACCACTGACGAAGTCGTCCGCAAGGTCGTCGCCGTCATGACCGAGGAGGCGAAGAAAAATGCGTAG
- a CDS encoding ATP phosphoribosyltransferase regulatory subunit: MNNNTLDGVKMLHHDEMRNYDRIQGKIISVIMNHGCKIIETPSFEDYDVYQHFFPQLRQQMVKTIDTDGRVLVLRPDVTLPIVETAAREFPRSNQLLKFGYVSTVFREYYGRSTYGKDFLQGGIEILGDSSPECDGEVIVTAAEILKAVGVENIRIDIGTAAYTQALFDGLPLSEEQKATLKGYMAERNLVACKSYIASLPISSDARKALEALPVLFGPYAQTLSKARDYSINSGMLNALSRLERVYDYILYAGYADKVQLDFGFASRLGYYTDTVFKVYVDGALYDIIDGGRYDQLSSRFGVDRPACGFGMNINLLYEYMSDAGLLEDTEPSFQMAVSYTQGDQTLVRDLMNWRDRGFRVAAYPDSSFIDSGDYSIHAIYRNGSYYKDGKAMTAEELEALMGRL; this comes from the coding sequence ATGAACAACAATACCTTGGATGGAGTGAAGATGCTCCACCATGATGAAATGCGCAATTATGACCGGATCCAGGGAAAAATAATTTCCGTTATTATGAACCACGGCTGTAAGATTATTGAAACGCCGAGTTTTGAAGATTACGATGTGTACCAGCACTTCTTTCCGCAGCTCCGCCAGCAGATGGTCAAGACCATCGATACGGACGGACGGGTCCTGGTCCTGCGGCCCGATGTGACCCTGCCCATCGTCGAAACAGCGGCCCGGGAATTTCCGCGGTCGAACCAGCTGCTCAAGTTCGGCTACGTCAGCACGGTCTTCCGCGAATATTACGGCCGCTCGACGTATGGCAAGGATTTCCTGCAGGGGGGGATCGAAATCCTGGGCGACTCCAGCCCCGAATGTGACGGCGAAGTCATCGTCACGGCAGCAGAGATCCTCAAAGCCGTCGGCGTCGAAAACATCCGCATCGACATCGGTACGGCCGCTTATACGCAGGCCTTGTTCGATGGCCTTCCCCTTTCGGAAGAGCAGAAGGCAACCCTCAAGGGGTATATGGCCGAACGCAACCTCGTGGCCTGCAAGTCCTATATCGCGTCCCTGCCGATTTCGTCCGATGCCCGCAAGGCCCTGGAAGCCCTGCCGGTCCTCTTCGGGCCCTATGCCCAGACCTTGAGCAAGGCCCGGGACTATTCCATCAACAGCGGCATGCTCAACGCCTTGTCGCGGCTGGAACGGGTCTATGACTACATCCTCTATGCCGGCTATGCCGATAAGGTCCAGCTCGACTTCGGCTTTGCCAGCCGGCTGGGTTATTATACGGATACGGTCTTTAAAGTCTACGTCGACGGCGCCCTGTACGACATCATCGACGGCGGCCGCTACGACCAGTTGTCATCGCGCTTCGGCGTCGACCGTCCGGCCTGCGGCTTCGGCATGAACATCAATTTATTGTATGAATACATGAGCGATGCCGGCCTCCTGGAAGATACGGAACCGTCCTTCCAGATGGCCGTATCCTACACCCAGGGCGACCAGACCCTGGTACGGGACCTCATGAACTGGCGCGACCGCGGCTTCCGCGTCGCCGCCTATCCCGATTCGTCCTTCATCGACAGCGGCGATTACAGTATCCATGCTATCTATCGCAACGGCTCGTACTATAAGGACGGTAAGGCCATGACGGCCGAAGAATTGGAAGCACTCATGGGGAGGTTGTAA
- a CDS encoding metal-sensing transcriptional repressor, whose amino-acid sequence MDKEHVFFENYAKNWDRDRKADDRVLSSFMELAAIRPGSAILDAGCGTGVLLPYLSAAAGDEGSVEGFDYSQQMIDVAKDKFSHLANVTFTTGNVLKYAFPRKHYDVVCCLNFYPHIAEHSRDVIRRLYEALVPGGMLLIMHDLPRQAVNAIHGGAPVLPPVDILEEKLISAGFSIVMAMDTDRFYFIKVVKAADEADFVYDDEEEQPAQAHAGTHHDHHHTETKRVLNRLSRITGHVEAIKRMIEDGRDCSDVLVQLAAVHSAIAGVSRVILKDHIDHCIVDAIHEGDAEAVENLKKAINTFVK is encoded by the coding sequence ATGGATAAGGAACATGTCTTTTTTGAAAATTATGCGAAAAATTGGGACCGCGACCGCAAGGCGGACGACCGGGTCTTATCGTCTTTCATGGAGCTGGCGGCCATCCGGCCCGGTTCAGCCATCCTCGATGCGGGCTGTGGGACGGGCGTGCTCTTGCCTTACTTATCCGCAGCGGCTGGAGATGAAGGCAGTGTGGAAGGCTTCGACTATTCCCAGCAGATGATCGACGTGGCCAAGGATAAATTTTCTCACCTGGCCAATGTCACCTTTACGACGGGCAATGTCCTGAAATATGCTTTTCCTAGGAAACATTATGATGTCGTCTGCTGTCTCAATTTCTATCCCCACATTGCGGAACACAGCCGCGATGTCATCCGCCGCCTCTATGAGGCCCTGGTGCCCGGCGGGATGCTACTCATCATGCACGACCTGCCCCGCCAGGCCGTCAACGCCATCCATGGCGGCGCGCCCGTGCTGCCGCCGGTGGATATTTTGGAAGAGAAGCTGATCAGCGCCGGCTTTTCCATCGTCATGGCCATGGATACGGACCGGTTCTATTTCATCAAGGTCGTCAAGGCCGCCGACGAAGCCGATTTCGTCTATGACGATGAAGAAGAACAGCCTGCTCAGGCACACGCCGGTACCCATCATGACCATCACCATACGGAAACGAAACGCGTCCTCAACCGGCTGTCGCGCATTACGGGCCACGTCGAAGCCATCAAGCGCATGATCGAAGACGGCCGCGACTGCAGCGACGTCCTGGTCCAGCTGGCGGCCGTCCACTCGGCCATTGCCGGCGTGAGCCGGGTCATCCTCAAGGACCACATCGACCACTGCATCGTCGATGCCATCCATGAAGGAGACGCAGAAGCCGTAGAAAATCTCAAGAAAGCTATTAATACCTTTGTCAAGTAA
- the hisD gene encoding histidinol dehydrogenase — translation MEWIDVPSKGLTLRDIRRITKRDQAESEDIRKAVEAILADIEQRGDAAVREYTKRFDGVDLDSFLVSPEEIDTAVDIVGPDFMAILEEAAANIRAYHERQVEQTWIDTFRPGVRLGAKFTPIQRVGVYVPGGTAAYPSTVLMDTIPAHVAGVPSIAVFTPPAKDGSVNPYILAAAHVAGATEIYKVGGAQGIAAAAYGTESIPPVFKIVGPGNAYVAMAKRLVFGTVGIDMIAGPSEVGVLADHDANPVWVAADLLAQAEHDRRAAVFLVTPSAAFASEVEAEVRRQLEELPRKDIAAESIEKHAKFFIVKDKDQAVDIMNLIAPEHLEIAFSDAEAWAQKIVNAGAIFMGPYTTEPLGDYFAGPNHTLPTMGTAAFSSPLGVYDFVKRSSLLEYDKDAFGAVADKVMRFANVEGLQAHGLAVRRRIDE, via the coding sequence GTGGAATGGATAGATGTACCCAGTAAAGGGTTGACCTTACGCGACATTCGCCGCATTACCAAACGCGATCAGGCAGAAAGTGAAGACATCCGCAAAGCCGTCGAAGCCATCCTGGCCGATATCGAACAGCGCGGCGACGCAGCTGTCCGGGAATATACGAAGCGCTTCGATGGCGTGGATTTGGACAGTTTCCTCGTTTCGCCGGAAGAAATCGACACCGCCGTCGACATCGTCGGTCCCGATTTCATGGCCATCCTCGAAGAAGCGGCCGCCAACATCCGGGCTTATCATGAACGGCAGGTCGAACAGACCTGGATCGATACCTTCCGTCCCGGCGTCCGCCTGGGGGCCAAGTTCACGCCAATCCAGCGCGTCGGCGTCTACGTTCCCGGCGGCACGGCTGCCTACCCGTCGACGGTCCTCATGGACACCATCCCGGCCCACGTCGCCGGCGTCCCGTCCATCGCCGTCTTCACGCCGCCTGCCAAAGACGGTTCGGTCAATCCCTACATCCTGGCTGCGGCCCATGTCGCCGGCGCTACGGAAATCTATAAAGTCGGCGGTGCCCAGGGCATTGCCGCGGCTGCTTACGGTACAGAAAGCATTCCGCCAGTCTTTAAGATCGTCGGTCCCGGCAATGCTTACGTGGCCATGGCTAAGCGCCTGGTCTTCGGCACCGTCGGCATTGACATGATTGCCGGTCCCAGTGAAGTCGGCGTCCTGGCCGACCACGATGCCAACCCGGTATGGGTCGCTGCGGACCTCCTGGCCCAGGCCGAACACGACCGCCGGGCTGCAGTCTTCCTGGTCACGCCCAGCGCCGCCTTTGCCAGCGAAGTCGAAGCCGAAGTCCGGCGCCAGCTGGAAGAACTGCCGCGCAAGGACATCGCTGCCGAATCCATTGAAAAGCACGCTAAGTTCTTCATTGTCAAGGATAAGGACCAGGCCGTGGATATTATGAACCTCATCGCACCGGAACATTTGGAAATCGCCTTCAGCGACGCTGAAGCTTGGGCTCAAAAAATCGTCAATGCCGGCGCCATCTTCATGGGTCCCTATACGACAGAACCCTTGGGCGACTACTTCGCCGGACCGAACCATACCCTGCCGACCATGGGCACGGCGGCTTTCTCGTCGCCCCTCGGTGTCTATGATTTCGTCAAGCGCAGCAGCCTCCTGGAATACGATAAGGACGCCTTCGGTGCCGTCGCCGACAAGGTCATGCGTTTCGCCAATGTCGAAGGATTGCAGGCACACGGCCTGGCAGTAAGGAGGAGAATCGATGAATAA
- a CDS encoding HAAS domain-containing protein, which yields MRKNEFMDLLRYYFRKSDKNDLKGIIEDCEEQFRLGAKEGKSEEEICCKLGHPKNIYRYYIGEPIVPEDNPRMPGDEYGGYGDFGPGVEDRVFYDQDRSDDYYRQQQLAQQQRRYDREQVMRQRYAAEAAKTGKDFNWNDGSSQMGQAAKAVASPFMDILGTLFGILSGFLYLALAIVILAAVGISFIPAYAYTDLLPLPTLSLVTRVLAVLTVLFAAMTASSASQACHAAARGKGAQ from the coding sequence ATGAGAAAGAATGAATTTATGGATCTCTTGCGCTATTATTTCCGCAAGAGCGATAAAAATGACTTGAAAGGCATCATCGAAGACTGCGAAGAACAGTTCCGCCTCGGTGCCAAAGAAGGCAAATCGGAAGAAGAGATCTGCTGCAAACTGGGGCATCCCAAGAATATTTACCGCTATTACATCGGCGAACCCATCGTGCCCGAAGACAACCCGCGCATGCCCGGCGACGAATACGGCGGCTACGGCGATTTCGGTCCCGGCGTGGAGGACCGCGTTTTCTACGACCAGGATCGCAGCGACGACTACTACCGGCAGCAGCAGCTGGCCCAGCAGCAGCGCCGCTACGACCGGGAACAGGTCATGCGCCAGCGCTATGCCGCAGAAGCCGCTAAGACCGGAAAGGATTTCAACTGGAACGACGGCAGCAGCCAGATGGGCCAAGCGGCCAAAGCCGTCGCCAGCCCCTTCATGGACATCCTCGGCACCTTATTCGGCATCCTCAGCGGCTTCCTCTACCTGGCCCTGGCCATCGTCATCCTGGCAGCCGTCGGCATTTCCTTCATCCCGGCCTATGCCTATACGGACCTCCTGCCCCTGCCGACCCTGTCCCTGGTGACCCGGGTTCTGGCCGTCCTGACGGTCCTCTTCGCCGCGATGACGGCCAGCTCGGCCAGCCAGGCCTGCCACGCCGCAGCCCGCGGAAAGGGGGCGCAGTAA
- the hisG gene encoding ATP phosphoribosyltransferase, which produces MAIHIALAKGRIHKVVMKYLAESGYDFPTYSEESRKLIFEDAKGQLKVTLVKSPDVAVYVERGAADVGIVGKDVLIEEAPGADVYEVMDLGIGRCRMAVAGIAGKKVDMTKRITIGTKYPRIARAYFEANHHSVDIIKLNGSVELAPIVGLSDVIVDIVETGNTLKANGLEVLKYFMDFSARMICNPVSFKMKYDEIQQLMEVIREHSMKA; this is translated from the coding sequence ATGGCGATTCATATTGCACTGGCCAAGGGCCGTATTCATAAAGTAGTCATGAAGTATTTAGCCGAAAGCGGCTATGATTTCCCGACGTATTCCGAAGAAAGCCGCAAGCTCATCTTTGAGGACGCCAAGGGCCAGCTTAAAGTGACCTTGGTCAAGTCGCCCGACGTCGCTGTCTACGTCGAACGCGGCGCTGCTGACGTCGGTATCGTCGGCAAGGACGTCCTCATCGAAGAGGCGCCGGGCGCTGACGTCTACGAAGTCATGGACCTGGGCATCGGCCGCTGCCGCATGGCCGTCGCCGGCATTGCCGGCAAGAAGGTCGACATGACCAAGCGCATCACTATCGGCACGAAATACCCGCGCATTGCCCGCGCCTATTTCGAAGCCAATCACCACAGCGTCGACATCATCAAGCTCAACGGGTCCGTCGAACTGGCACCGATCGTCGGCTTGTCCGATGTCATCGTCGATATTGTTGAAACGGGCAACACCTTGAAGGCCAACGGCCTGGAAGTCCTGAAATATTTCATGGATTTCAGTGCCCGCATGATTTGCAATCCCGTTTCTTTTAAGATGAAATATGACGAAATCCAGCAGCTCATGGAAGTCATCCGTGAACACAGCATGAAGGCATAA
- a CDS encoding D-alanyl-D-alanine carboxypeptidase family protein: MFSILKRIMLTTVIAVGFIISSMTVTAQADMPPTIAESACMIDVDTGKVLYQVYPTKWVHPASTTKIVTLITALDQYKDKLDQPLQISWEAANTEPSCLGISPGDPISIREALRGMMVVSGNDAAVAVAQTLGGSVAGYAEKMNQEAVKMGATHTNFVNPNGLTAAHHHTTAIDMAKMAAYGMKNFPEFRYIVGLKSYDVKYLDGREPKHVTTTNHFLTSGYPGANGIKTGFTNAAGECLVASATRNGHTLVLVLFNDDNRWTDAPTILDYGFRRLQTGK; the protein is encoded by the coding sequence ATGTTTTCTATTTTAAAGCGCATTATGCTGACGACGGTCATTGCTGTCGGTTTTATAATTAGCTCCATGACGGTGACGGCTCAGGCCGATATGCCGCCGACGATTGCCGAATCGGCTTGCATGATCGATGTCGATACAGGTAAGGTATTATATCAGGTCTATCCGACCAAATGGGTCCACCCGGCGAGCACGACGAAGATCGTCACCCTCATTACGGCCCTGGACCAGTATAAAGATAAATTGGACCAGCCTTTACAGATTTCCTGGGAAGCAGCCAATACGGAACCTTCCTGTCTGGGGATTTCGCCGGGCGATCCGATTTCCATCCGCGAAGCCCTGCGGGGCATGATGGTCGTTTCCGGCAATGATGCCGCCGTCGCCGTGGCCCAGACTTTGGGCGGTTCTGTCGCCGGTTATGCCGAAAAGATGAATCAGGAAGCGGTCAAAATGGGAGCGACTCATACGAATTTCGTCAATCCGAACGGCTTGACGGCAGCCCACCATCACACGACGGCCATCGATATGGCCAAGATGGCTGCCTACGGTATGAAGAACTTCCCTGAATTTCGTTATATTGTAGGACTCAAGTCCTATGATGTAAAATATTTGGACGGTCGGGAACCGAAACACGTCACGACGACGAACCATTTCCTGACGAGCGGTTATCCCGGTGCGAACGGTATCAAGACCGGCTTCACCAATGCTGCTGGCGAATGTCTCGTTGCTTCGGCGACGCGCAACGGCCATACGCTGGTCTTAGTCCTGTTCAATGACGACAACCGCTGGACCGACGCACCGACCATTTTAGATTACGGCTTCCGAAGATTACAGACGGGGAAATAG
- a CDS encoding macro domain-containing protein, producing MQFRVLLGDLSEWKADGLVYSASSTLLPTNSVSSKIHQKGGLSFSASCRTLGMCHVGSAVMTKGYKLKASFIIHAVGPYWVGGKRGEEGELLSAYKKALHLADEKHLKHLAFASLSTEEKRYPLQRAAAAAVPLLLTEGAGFDRIDMVCTSPEEQEAYTKAAVFFWLRHLGEAAGNEQAAMMEEAGPALALLQSCDDAPDPIALSEEVKKIEAIVHPFLKLRKRSLVDIEQAASKIMALYPASRTEGV from the coding sequence ATGCAGTTTCGTGTATTACTAGGTGATTTATCCGAGTGGAAGGCTGACGGCCTCGTCTATTCCGCCAGCTCGACTCTCTTGCCAACGAATAGCGTCAGCAGTAAGATTCATCAGAAAGGCGGCCTGTCTTTTTCCGCTTCATGCCGTACCCTCGGCATGTGCCACGTCGGCAGTGCTGTCATGACCAAGGGTTATAAATTAAAGGCTTCCTTCATTATCCATGCTGTCGGCCCCTACTGGGTCGGCGGCAAGCGTGGCGAAGAAGGGGAATTGTTGTCGGCTTATAAGAAAGCCCTTCATCTGGCCGATGAAAAACATTTGAAGCACCTTGCATTTGCCTCGCTGAGTACGGAAGAAAAGCGTTATCCCCTGCAGCGGGCTGCGGCCGCTGCTGTCCCCCTGCTCTTGACCGAAGGGGCCGGTTTCGATCGCATCGACATGGTCTGCACGAGCCCGGAAGAACAGGAAGCCTATACAAAAGCCGCTGTCTTTTTCTGGCTCCGCCATCTGGGAGAAGCTGCCGGCAACGAACAGGCAGCCATGATGGAAGAAGCCGGTCCGGCCCTGGCCTTGCTGCAGAGCTGCGACGATGCACCGGACCCCATTGCCTTGTCTGAAGAAGTCAAGAAAATCGAAGCCATTGTCCATCCTTTCTTGAAATTGAGGAAGCGCAGCCTCGTCGACATCGAACAGGCCGCCTCGAAAATCATGGCTTTATATCCGGCAAGTCGTACGGAAGGAGTGTAA